Proteins encoded within one genomic window of Augochlora pura isolate Apur16 chromosome 11, APUR_v2.2.1, whole genome shotgun sequence:
- the Nuak1 gene encoding nuak family kinase 1 isoform X1 codes for MVVGEASIHNIMGGMESTGGVRLHNHKRKLKQRFDIIKKLGQGTYGKVQLGINKETGQEVAIKTIKKCKIETEADLIRIRREIQIMSSVQHPNIIHIYEVFENREKMVLVMEYAAGGELYDYLSERKVLSEHEARRIFRQIATAVFYCHKHKICHRDLKLENILLDQAGNAKIADFGLSNVFDEQRLLNTFCGSPLYASPEIVKGTPYHGPEVDCWSLGVLLYTLVYGAMPFDGSNFKLLVKQISQSNYFEPKKPSPASPLIKDMLTVTPGKRADIEKICTHWWVNEGYEQNCLDIAEELAAQTPVRLDLLLSLVPQSASAEKLVVGDDRQAAGDADDTVSSETLVPTRCHSVGSLMELDRNESDRRANRRMQMLLAEDESRSAQQISSGEAKRKLETTPSMEETAAAGVKRKERSRRKERTDEREPRTYRSGSRHHSAPIPNAITEEAMEVDPVAIFAPAGPDPNGADATASCLELIKECNERSPSKERSKTPVPAPVPRKQEEPVDDATMNDASKSITEDRQEKISRQDEATRSQSLESGQNLATAFDDRSKAISKSETSESKLTSDDPFDGNDSVSLEATQREFKKLKEKALSLDSELSSETRDVPARTFERRRSKIFETAEKFNQMASNVETEKPKKIFIPGVNVGGAKRVFERKASLSSIGAPPPAKPSASKVIIDVPTDKKANKSVVEQSKQPREEHEERQAQKQEDEEEKKKEEAKKRAVDIISGAIGKPPVQRRVNGSPPVSPPGHEPKKLPLKIPVGANDSRTATVSVSTPVDTTFSFGESTSGSKQSPVSMDVREMSEAQAEEPRMSSKVEITLKSATLPRPRKTSKAEISLSGAKSSEPVAFRSEVEAKIDAFQPQKLRTQRSEVAFPVAAAIPQSHRSASLEPDIRHTTASAAPPKERIIPIQVEGDNGRSLQHSSTPPTPPTPSTPPKPPMAQRLVSQRSGSLSRQSTADSDTDSALGSTVGPEPIRKSPREYIIPIAVEGGGYVTPRSGSVEPENKTGSSTNASANTNASRSRFSRPRRMSSLLSDASEDESPFSSLHRDSEDLLQRHMHRLRSSRPSRQPPEHADSLSSGEDDDDDGFELLTAENLFSTLLSRVRSLTQRLNVDDNRNAGFPSSRLFGRLGPNSSQTFWGLNKPLSSYQTYVETRTVTTRLTESQFRHSLSRDEDGFSRKDPVDSTSPSSPGTTHGSNSTPTRETVFDIGSNTLPRDRVEREAAETTAETRVDAEAEPEPARVGKDARESLEHGFTPSLAKRLSRSFIEQTRRSLPYEKRHRRSVGSAESAPAPAIEIDADADAVSDRTEYKEHRPSANRTVRRSNSLLESTSTGRDASYRTSPLPRRSVSLFDDDCYGYGHGYGYGYDYDLDVDADVERRPFSKFRKYAENAAASAAGAGKLRRENFHGYRTDKIQEEPTTDDSFGQPSRLELDHMESYAIDNGSVSEMPDATSSVSTKSYDTSPTTESSSNTLDYNRFSYASKSDQSRSFESRLLAAENLIKESKLRNLGSNRFDPNLCSSYKENDKCEKQTLLPIGESTDPCSSSSLTKRRSCIPSLRLRSGSLTREPSGRPDRRKSFADSRDLGGFAARALSPEKSILGKLFRPSGNRDAESKQRERNKDAEKEKEKPQKSKQHRISRFLRPDFFDTPREESKYAKEKEERKAAENERRKSRFMKRKSESKAREASSVEQEKRDKELKNEINALRKDSQSNENSSEEKREKDASPVTPTPSPTPTPTPAPTPIVESAEGKKTEKQGSRNSFLHSLEKKLERLRSSEEPAAAAPSGSATKGGLASESRERSAPPGEARPAAEAGSLGKAGSAEDLTATSKPVGRTSSRSKVSSVLGLFRSTDAKQAASAIGSRTQNAILGRLKRSPPKSAKSDAAVAGEDAACCANGANGTNGTTNGSRIPTKLSGKVEPKTTKKLVAEGKKSSAGLESPKRSPPKEKPPIAKERRASSEKEPKLLAKSTDRESVDASREKSNGETKRDESAEKKGEAANGGHAVEKKILKTRKNRTLAETGSSAGSSTAESTKRDDAEKRSLTPTVKKTVKPGETVEGNEVDGTKRKKVTRTVKKVVKKTPSDGSEEKLDDTGKVAKSRTKKKPVGAADASQSLELVAKCLGKSKENGVESQTNGRFSTRSSVADGKQEPDRSGKSVGKPGCVPEARLQDSQRASRSNLKLDLSKIPQHSFRNTTPKRDSPKSESPKMSGGDFGDCRNSPKSHPPQGEELLPDKLIECISKVTHRASITGNKIVIDKPLRAKDVAELKREVTECAKMIESRAGATREATTPPPSPPSVSTTATEHEQLEEREEVREQPVTLEVRDERRDEVKETAPVATSASRQPWKESPTDLANEPFSPVDEPDSFDSWSVSSTELNHARTELRSPTSPSRCLYARTDSSAAESVIDRIRRRSFYSRFNDRRRPSLTAPPPGLGLSTSAASLPRKYSFSGHRDREHRDRSKYSAGYGLAAIGRTRQDSHRTRSFDLYADDAVAAAVAARNRSLERPRYSDTSSSPYILDARSSIEHLPPLSSSYDPLRKYIRSPTFDLSSSRTRYHSADFSIDSDLASYRSPYSGLLTEPAIDSFGSTSTLPRKYGGSAKGPKTVEYYEELLAPSVGSTDYLQIRKSPISGDYPGRCENGYYNGAKDLPRSSASSSKRNPYGENANDAEPAEQRDREEERFVERTRSRSGSTSASISASISASASASTSDRQNEAHHHSPIFDDSSIARTAAGSDRN; via the exons TGTTcgagaacagagagaaaatGGTGCTGGTGATGGAGTACGCGGCGGGCGGCGAGCTCTACGACTACCTCAGCGAGCGCAAGGTGTTGTCGGAGCACGAAGCTCGCCGAATATTTCGACAGATCGCCACCGCGGTCTTCTACTGTCACAAGCACAAAATCTGCCACAGAGACTTGAAGCTGGAGAACATTCTCTTGGATCAAGCGGGGAACGCGAAGATCGCGGACTTTGGACTGTCGAACGTGTTCGACGAGCAGAGACTGTTGAACACGTTCTGCGGCAGTCCGCTCTACGCCAGCCCGGAAATCGTCAAGGGCACGCCTTATCACGGGCCCGAGGTCGACTGCTGGAGCTTGGGAGTTCTTCTCTATACGTTGGTCTACGGTGCCATGCCCTTCGACGGCTCCAACTTTAAGCTACTAGTCAAACAGATCTCGCAGTCCAACTACTTCGAGCCGAAGAAACCGTCGC CTGCTTCTCCCCTGATCAAGGACATGCTGACGGTGACGCCTGGAAAGCGGGCCGACATTGAAAAGATTTGCACCCACTGGTGGGTGAACGAGGGTTACGAGCAAAATTGTCTGGACATTGCCGAAGAGTTGGCGGCTCAGACTCCGGTGCGGCTGGATTTGCTGCTATCGTTGGTGCCACAATCGGCCAGCGCCGAGAAGCTGGTGGTGGGCGACGACCGGCAAGCCGCCGGAGACGCCGACGACACAGTGTCTTCCGAAACCCTGGTGCCAACCAGATGCCATTCCGTCGGCAGTTTGATGGAGCTCGATCGAAACGAGTCCGACAGGAGAGCGAACAGGAGAATGCAGATGCTGCTGGCAGAGGACGAGTCGAGGTCCGCGCAGCAAATCTCCTCCGGAGAGGCCAAGAGGAAGCTGGAGACCACACCGTCGATGGAGGAGACGGCCGCCGCTGGCGTAAAAAGGAAGGAGCGCTCtaggagaaaagagagaaccGACGAAAGGGAGCCCAGAACATACAGATCTGGATCCAG ACACCATTCGGCGCCCATTCCGAACGCTATCACAGAGGAGGCGATGGAGGTGGATCCCGTCGCGATCTTCGCTCCTGCGGGCCCCGATCCAAATGGAGCCGATGCAACGGCCAGTTGCTTGGAGTTGATCAAAGAATGCAATGAGAGATCGCCTAGTAAGGAACGTAGCAAAACGCCGGTGCCTGCACCGGTGCCGCGGAAACAGGAGGAGCCGGTCGACGACGCAACGATGAACGATGCCTCGAAATCCATCACGGAAGATCGCCAGGAAAAGATTTCTAGGCAAGACGAAGCTACGCGCAGTCAATCCCTCGAGAGCGGTCAGAATCTCGCGACGGCGTTCGACGATCGGTCCAAAGCGATCTCAAAGTCCGAAACCTCCGAGTCAAAGTTGACCAGCGACGATCCATTCGACGGTAACGACTCTGTCAGCTTGGAGGCGACTCAGCGGGAATTCAAGAAGCTGAAAGAGAAAGCGCTCTCCCTGGATTCGGAGCTGTCCTCGGAGACACGGGACGTTCCGGCGAGAACGTTCGAGAGGAGGCGTTCAAAGATCTTCGAAACTGCGGAGAAGTTCAATCAAATGGCGTCAAACGTCGAAACCGAGAAGCCCAAGAAGATTTTTATTCCCGGAGTGAACGTGGGCGGAGCGAAACGCGTGTTCGAGAGGAAAGCCAGTTTATCGTCCATCGGCGCGCCGCCTCCGGCCAAGCCTAGCGCGTCCAAAGTGATCATCGACGTGCCCACGGACAAGAAGGCGAACAAATCGGTCGTCGAACAGTCGAAGCAACCTCGGGAGGAACATGAGGAACGACAGGCACAGAAGCAGGAAGACGAggaggaaaagaagaaagaagaggcaAAGAAAAGGGCCGTGGACATCATAAGCGGCGCAATCGGCAAGCCTCCGGTTCAGCGAAGAGTAAATGGATCTCCGCCGGTTTCACCCCCAGGACACGAGCCGAAGAAACTTCCGCTGAAGATACCAGTTGGAGCGAATGACTCGAGGACCGCCACGGTGTCCGTTTCCACCCCTGTCGACACCACCTTCTCGTTCGGCGAGTCCACGAGCGGAAGCAAACAATCACCG GTGTCCATGGACGTTCGCGAGATGAGCGAGGCACAAGCGGAAGAGCCGAGAATGTCCAGCAAGGTGGAAATAACTTTGAAGAGCGCGACCCTGCCGAGGCCGCGGAAAACTAGCAAAGCCGAGATCTCGTTGTCGGGAGCAAAGTCTTCGGAACCGGTGGCGTTTAGATCCGAGGTGGAAGCGAAGATCGACGCGTTCCAACCGCAAAAGCTGCGAACTCAAAGGTCCGAGGTGGCGTTCCCTGTCGCAGCCGCGATTCCACAATCGCATAGGAGCGCGAGCCTCGAGCCGGACATCAGGCATACGACAGCCTCCGCTGCTCCGCCCAAGGAGAGGATAATACCGATACAG GTCGAAGGGGACAATGGAAGATCGTTGCAACACTCGTCGACACCTCCAACTCCACCGACGCCGTCAACGCCGCCGAAGCCACCGATGGCTCAGAGATTGGTCTCACAGCGATCGGGATCGCTGTCGCGGCAATCGACCGCCGACTCGGACACCGACAGCGCTCTGGGTTCGACGGTCGGTCCGGAACCCATCAGGAAGAGTCCAAGAGAATATATAATCCCAATCGCGGTCGAGGGCGGTGGTTACGTGACGCCCAGGTCGGGCAGCGTGGAACCCGAGAATAAGACGGGCTCGTCGACGAACGCAAGCGCGAACACCAACGCGTCCAGATCAAGGTTCTCCAGGCCCCGAAGAATGAGCTCTCTGTTGTCGGACGCCAGCGAAGACGAGTCTCCGTTCTCGTCGTTGCATAG AGACAGCGAGGATCTCCTGCAGAGGCATATGCACCGACTGAGAAGCTCGCGGCCGTCAAGGCAACCTCCGGAACACGCGGACAGTCTGTCTTCCggcgaggacgacgacgacgacgggttCGAGCTGCTCACGGCGGAAAATCTGTTCTCCACGCTGCTGTCTAGAGTGCGGAGCTTAACGCAGAGACTGAACGTGGACGACAATCGGAACGCCGGGTTCCCCAGCTCTCGACTCTTCGGAAGATTGGGCCCGAACTCGTCGCAAACGTTCTGGGGTCTGAATAAGCCGTTGTCGAG CTACCAGACGTATGTCGAAACAAGGACCGTGACTAC GCGGTTGACGGAGTCTCAGTTCAGGCATTCGTTGAGCCGCGACGAAGATGGGTTCTCGAGGAAAGATCCCGTCGACTCGACGAGTCCCAGCAGCCCCGGCACCACCCACGGATCCAATAGCACGCCCACAAGGGAGACTGTGTTCGATATCGGCAGCAACACTTTACCCAGAG ATAGAGTAGAGCGCGAAGCCGCGGAAACGACAGCAGAAACGAGAGTGGATGCGGAAGCAGAACCGGAGCCGGCCCGAGTCGGCAAAGACGCGCGAGAATCGTTGGAACACGGTTTCACGCCGAGTCTGGCGAAGCGGCTCAGCAGATCGTTCATCGAGCAAACGAGACGATCCTTGCCTTACGAGAAACGGCACCGACGCTCGGTCGGGTCGGCAGAgtccgcgcccgcgcccgcaaTCGAGATCGATGCCGATGCCGACGCCGTCTCCGATCGGACAGAGTACAAGGAGCACCGTCCCTCGGCCAACAGAACCGTGCGTAGATCGAACAGCCTGCTGGAGTCGACGAGCACCGGCAGAGACGCGTCCTACAGAACGTCGCCGTTACCGAGACGAAGCGTCAGCCTCTTCGACGACGACTGCTACGGCTATGGCCACGGCTACGGCTACGGCTACGATTACGACTTAGACGTGGACGCGGACGTCGAGCGCCGACCGTTTTCGAAATTCAGGAAATACGCGGAGAACGCCGCGGCGTCCGCCGCCGGCGCTGGTAAGCTGCGCAGGGAGAACTTCCACGGGTACAGAACCGACAAGATCCAAGAGGAGCCGACGACCGACGACTCGTTCGGGCAGCCCTCCAGGCTCGAGCTCGACCACATGGAAAGCTACGCGATCGACAACGGTTCCGTCTCGGAGATGCCGGACGCGACGTCCAGCGTGTCGACCAAGTCCTACGACACCTCGCCGACCACCGAGTCCTCCTCGAACACGCTCGACTACAATCGGTTCTCCTACGCCAGCAAGTCGGATCAGTCGAGAAGCTTCGAGAGCAGACTGCTCGCCGCCGAGAATCTGATCAAGGAGTCCAAGCTGAGGAATCTCGGGTCGAACCGGTTCGATCCGAATCTGTGCTCCAGTTACAAGGAGAACGACAAATGCGAGAAGCAGACGTTGCTCCCGATCGGCGAGAGTACCGACCCGTGCTCTTCCTCGAGCTTGACGAAGCGGCGGAGCTGCATCCCGAGCTTGCGGCTGCGATCCGGCTCGCTGACCAGGGAGCCGTCCGGCCGACCGGATCGTCGCAAGTCGTTCGCGGACTCGCGGGATCTCGGCGGCTTCGCGGCGCGGGCCCTCAGCCCGGAGAAGTCTATCCTCGGCAAGCTGTTTAGGCCCTCGGGCAATCGGGACGCCGAGTCCAAGCAGCGGGAGAGGAACAAGGACGccgagaaggagaaggagaagccGCAAAAGTCGAAGCAACACAGGATATCTCGATTCCTGCGGCCCGACTTCTTCGACACTCCCAGGGAGGAGAGCAAATACGcgaaagagaaggaggagcGGAAGGCGGCCGAGAACGAGAGGCGCAAGTCTCGCTTCATGAAGCGGAAGAGCGAGAGCAAGGCGCGCGAGGCGAGCAGCGTCGAGCAGGAGAAGCGAGACAAAGAGCTCAAGAATGAGATCAACGCGCTCAGGAAGGATAGCCAGTCGAACGAGAATTCCTCCGAGGAGAAACGGGAGAAGGATGCGTCGCCGGTGACGCCGACGCCGTCTCCGACCCCGACGCCGACGCCAGCGCCGACGCCGATCGTCGAATCCGCCGAGGGGAAAAAGACCGAGAAGCAAGGCTCGCGAAACAGCTTCCTGCACTCGCTAGAGAAGAAGTTGGAGAGACTCCGGTCGAGCGAGgagccggccgcggccgcgcctTCAGGTTCGGCGACAAAAGGTGGGCTCGCGAGCGAGTCGCGAGAACGCTCCGCGCCGcccggcgaggcgaggccgGCCGCCGAAGCCGGCTCGCTCGGGAAAGCCGGCAGCGCCGAAGATCTGACAGCGACGAGCAAGCCCGTCGGTCGGACGTCCTCGAGGAGTAAGGTCTCGTCGGTTTTGGGCCTGTTCAGGAGCACGGACGCGAAGCAGGCGGCGAGCGCGATAGGCAGCCGCACGCAGAACGCGATCCTCGGCCGGCTCAAGAGGAGCCCGCCAAAATCCGCGAAGAGCGACGCAGCGGTCGCCGGCGAGGATGCGGCTTGTTGCGCGAACGGTGCCAACGGGACGAACGGCACCACCAACGGCAGCAGAATACCGACCAAGCTCTCCGGCAAGGTCGAGCCGAAGACGACGAAAAAGCTTGTCGCCGAGGGAAAAAAGTCGAGCGCGGGGCTCGAGTCGCCGAAGCGGTCTCCGCCGAAGGAGAAGCCTCCGATCGCCAAAGAGAGAAGAGCCTCCAGCGAAAAGGAGCCCAAGCTGCTGGCGAAGTCGACCGACAGAGAATCGGTGGACGCTTCTCGCGAGAAATCGAACGGGGAGACGAAGCGGGACGAGTCTGCGGAGAAGAAGGGAGAGGCTGCGAACGGCGGCCATGCCGTCGAGAAGAAGATACTCAAGACCAGGAAGAACAGGACGCTCGCGGAGACCGGATCGTCGGCAGGATCGTCGACCGCGGAATCGACCAAGCGCGACGACGCTGAGAAAAGGTCGCTGACGCCGACCGTCAAAAAGACGGTCAAGCCTGGCGAGACCGTCGAAGGAAACGAAGTCGACGGGACCAAGAGGAAAAAGGTGACGCGAACGGTGAAAAAGGTGGTGAAAAAGACGCCTTCCGATGGCTCCGAAGAGAAGCTGGACGACACGGGAAAAGTCGCGAAGTCGAGGACGAAGAAGAAACCGGTTGGAGCTGCCGATGCCAGTCAGAGTTTGGAACTGGTAGCGAAATGCCTCGGCAAGTCGAAGGAGAACGGCGTCGAGTCGCAAACGAACGGAAGGTTCTCGACGCGGTCCAGTGTCGCCGACGGCAAGCAAGAACCGGATCGCAGCGGAAAGTCCGTCGGTAAGCCGGGCTGCGTTCCAGAGGCGAGGCTGCAAGACTCGCAGCGCGCGAGCCGAAGCAATCTGAAGCTCGACCTGTCCAAGATACCTCAACACTCGTTCAGGAACACCACACCCAAGAGAGACTCTCCGAAGTCTGAATCGCCGAAGATGTCCGGCGGCGACTTCGGCGATTGCCGCAATTCTCCGAAGTCGCATCCTCCCCAGGGTGAGGAGCTTCTGCCCGACAAACTGATCGAGTGTATCTCGAAAGTGACGCATCGCGCCAGCATCACCGGCAACAAGATCGTGATCGACAAGCCGCTGCGCGCCAAGGACGTGGCCGAGTTGAAGAGGGAGGTGACCGAGTGCGCCAAAATGATCGAGAGCCGAGCTGGGGCCACGAGGGAGGCGACgacaccgccgccgtcgcctcCGTCCGTGTCGACGACCGCCACGGAACACGAACAGCTCGAGGAACGCGAAGAAGTACGCGAGCAGCCCGTGACCCTCGAGGTGCGAGACGAAAGGAGAGATGAGGTCAAAGAGACGGCTCCAGTCGCGACGTCGGCAAGCAGGCAGCCGTGGAAGGAGTCGCCGACGGATCTCGCGAACGAGCCTTTCTCGCCCGTCGACGAGCCCGACAGTTTCGACTCGTGGTCCGTCAGCTCGACGGAGCTGAACCACGCCAGGACGGAGCTTCGCTCGCCCACGTCCCCGTCCCGTTGTTTGTACGCGAGGACGGACAGCTCAGCAGCGGAATCGGTGATCGATCGCATTCGCAGGCGGAGCTTCTACTCGCGATTCAACGACAGACGGAGGCCGTCGCTGACGGCGCCGCCGCCGGGCCTCGGGCTGTCGACGAGCGCCGCGTCGCTGCCGCGCAAGTACAGCTTCAGCGGACACCGGGACAGAGAGCATCGAGATCGCAGCAAGTACAGCGCCGGGTACGGCCTCGCTGCGATCGGCAGGACCAGACAGGATTCTCATCGAACCAGGAGCTTCGACTTGTACGCCGACGACGCGGTGGCTGCAGCGGTGGCCGCGCGGAATCGGTCCCTCGAGAGGCCCAGGTACTCGGACACCTCCTCGTCCCCGTACATCCTCGACGCCAGGTCGTCCATCGAGCACCTgcctcctctctcctcctcgtACGACCCGCTCCGAAAGTACATCCGATCGCCCACCTTCGACCTGTCCAGCTCCCGGACAAGATACCACAGCGCGGACTTCTCGATCGACTCGGACCTCGCGAGCTACCGGAGCCCGTACTCTGGTCTGCTGACGGAGCCGGCGATCGACAGTTTCGGCTCGACGTCCACCTTGCCGAGAAAATACGGCGGCTCCGCGAAGGGGCCGAAGACCGTCGAGTATTACGAGGAGCTGTTGGCTCCTAGCGTCGGTTCCACCGATTACTTGCAGATCAGAAAGTCTCCGATCTCCGGCGACTATCCTGGAAGATGCGAGAACGGCTACTACAACGGGGCCAAGGATCTTCCGCGCTCGAGCGCGAGCAGCTCGAAGAGGAATCCTTACGGGGAGAACGCGAACGACGCAGAACCCGCCGAGCAGCGCGATCGAGAGGAGGAGCGATTCGTCGAGCGGACAAG AAGCAGAAGCGGCAGTACGAGCGCCAGCATCAGCGCGAGCATCAGCGCCAGCGCCAGTGCCAGCACCAGCGACCGACAAAACGAAGCCCACCATCACTCGCCCATCTTCGACGATTCGTCGATCGCGCGCACGGCCGCCGGAAGCGACCGCAACTGA